The genome window TCGACCAACTCGGCGGACTGCTCAAGCGCATGCCGGGAACCGGCCTAGCGTTTCTCGCCGGCGCGGTTGCGATCGCCGGGCTGCCGCCGCTGAACGGATTCGCCAGCGAGCTGCTGCTCTATCTGGCCGGGTACTCGGGCGTGGTTGCGGCTGGCGATGGGCTGGCGGCATTGCCGTTGCTGGCGGTGATTACCGCGCTGGCGCTGATCGGCGGGTTGGCTGCGGCGGCCTTCGCCAAAGCCTTCGGCATCGCCTTTCTCGGCAGTGCGCGCAGCCCGGGGGCAGCGCACGCGCATGAGCCGGCGCTGGTTATGCGCCTGCCGATGTACGCTCTGGCCGGCATCTGCCTAGCGATCGGATTGCTTGCCCCGTTGCTGCTGCCGCACCTCGGTCCGCTGCTGGCGGCGGTGTCGCGCCTGCCGGCGGGCGTGATTCAGATCCAGCTGGCGCACGCCGCCGGGGTGCTTTGGTTCGGTGCCGGCGGCGGGTTGGCGTTGCTGGGCATGGTGGGGCTGCTAACCGCCTTTCGTCACCGTCTGTTATCGGCGCGCTCGGTGACGGAGTCGATCACGTGGGACTGCGGTTACGCGCAGCCGTCGCCACGCATGCAGTACACCGCTTCATCCTTCGCGCAGCCGTTGACCGACTTGTTCGCGGGATTGCTGCAGACCCAGCGCCGGCTGCTGCGACCGCAAGGGCTCTTCCCGGCGGCGGCGGCTTTGGCCACCAACACGCCGGACGTCGCCGAACGGCGGCTCTTCGCCCCGGTATTCACCGGCATCGGCAGCGCCCTGGCGGCCCTGCGTTGGCTCCAGCACGGCCAAGTGCACTTGTACGTGTTGTACGTGGCACTGACGCTGCTGGTGCTGTTGGTGTGGAAGCTGGGATGAGAACCAAGGCGACAGCGGTGCGCAGGCCGCACAGCTGGCACCGGCTTGCCGCCGGCCGGATTGGGGACGGCGTAAATCGATGGCGGCCGTAATCCATACCGTGCTCGCGCTGCTGGGTGCGCCGTTGCTGCTCGGCATCATCAATCGCACCAAAGCGTTGATCGCGGGCCGCACCGGCCAGCCGCTGCTGCAGCCGTATTTCGACATGGTGAAGCTGCTGCGAAAGGCGGCGGTCTACAGCCGTACGACCACGTGGCTGTTTCGTGCCGGGCCGATCGTCGGGCTGGCGGCGATGCTGGTGGCGATCACGCTGGTGCCGCTCGGCGGCGTGGCGGCGGTGGTGGCATTTCCCGGTGATCTGCTGCTGTTCGCGTATCTCTTGGGCCTAGCGCGCTACTTCACCGTGCTGGCGGCGCTCGACACCGGCTCGAGCTTTGAAGGCATGGGCGCGAGCCGCGAGCTTACCTTCTCCGCGCTGGCCGAGCCGGCGTTGCTGCTCGGCCTGGCGGCGCTGGCGCACCAGAGCGGCCGCTTGTCGCTTTCGGCGATGTATGCCACGGTCGCTCCCTTGGCGTGGGCGCAAGCGGCCGCGCCACTGGCGTTGCTGGCGGCAGCGCTGCTGGTGGTGTTCCTGGCGGAGAACGCCCGGATTCCGGTCGACGACCCCACCACG of Deltaproteobacteria bacterium contains these proteins:
- a CDS encoding NADH-quinone oxidoreductase subunit H; this translates as MAAVIHTVLALLGAPLLLGIINRTKALIAGRTGQPLLQPYFDMVKLLRKAAVYSRTTTWLFRAGPIVGLAAMLVAITLVPLGGVAAVVAFPGDLLLFAYLLGLARYFTVLAALDTGSSFEGMGASRELTFSALAEPALLLGLAALAHQSGRLSLSAMYATVAPLAWAQAAAPLALLAAALLVVFLAENARIPVDDPTTHLELTMIHEVMVLDHGGPDLAFILYGGALKLWLLGALLVGLVVPVRSGSPWLDGAAALGGMLALAVLTGIIESSMARLRLVRVPQLLLGAGVLSTLALVLSWR